The Syngnathus typhle isolate RoL2023-S1 ecotype Sweden linkage group LG11, RoL_Styp_1.0, whole genome shotgun sequence genome contains a region encoding:
- the LOC133161813 gene encoding uncharacterized protein LOC133161813 translates to MEGATQPVPEKPDLDDLIKLCFRLAFSNKEILAVLAHDAQTIISIRTLKRTCKRLGLFRRKNQSDLGDVLAFVQHEILTCGQMQGYRWLHLRAIQKGFVVSQDTIRQIIKLVDPVGVELRRARRLRRRQYSCRGPNALWHMDGYDKLKPYGICIHGCIDGFSRYVLWAEAYITNNDPKVIASYFIKTVSRIGGCPERIRADRGTENGCVEQMQVFLRQNHSDNFAGEKSFLYGRSTANQRIEGWWSILRKQSAQFWINLFQTLQEDGHYTGDFLDKSLIQFCFLNLVQDELDEVVNTWNSHKIRPRSNGDTASGRPVVMYSFPAMHSAEDRLKPTGMQDITACMEECTPKCQFPCDETVFELCCLLMEENEWHAPSDPLHASDLYLMLREELLKIV, encoded by the exons ATGGAGGGTGCAACTCAACCAGTGCCCgaaaagccggatttggatgacTTAATCAAGCTATGCTTTAGACTTGCattcagcaacaaggaaatactTGCAGTTTTAGCACATGATGCTCAGACTATTATAAGTATTAGGACTCTGAAGAGAACTTGTAAAAGACTTGGTCTGTTCCGAAGAAAGAATCAGTCGGACCTGGGAGATGTGTTGGCTTTTGTCCAGCATGAAATCCTGACTTGTGGCCAGATGCAAGGTTATCGCTGGCTTCATCTACGTGCGATTCAAAAAGGATTTGTTGTCTCACAAGATACAATAAGACAAATTATAAAATTGGTTGACCCAGTCGGCGTGGAATTAAGAAGAGCACGACGCCTTAGAAGACGCCAGTACAGCTGCAGAGGCCCAAATGCTCTTTGGCACATGGATGGCTATGATAAATTAAAACCCTATGGGATTTGCATCCATGGTTGTATTGATGGGTTTAGCCGGTATGTGTTATGGGCAGAGGCCTATATTACAAACAATGATCCCAAGGTGATTGCAAGTtattttatcaaaacagtttCGCGCATTGGTGGATGTCCAGAGAGGATCCGTGCAGACAGGGGCACAGAAAATGGTTGTGTTGAACAGATGCAAGTGTTTTTGCGACAAAACCACTCTGACAATTTTGCTGGGGAGAAAAGTTTTCTTTACGGGAGAAGTACTGCCAATCAGCGCATTGAAGGGTGGTGGTCCATCCTTCGCAAACAGAGCGCACAGTTCTggattaatttatttcaaactcTTCAGGAGGATGGTCACTACACAGGAGATTTTCTGGATAAAAGTCTTATCCAGTTCTGCTTTCTTAATCTTGTGCAG gatgagctggatgaagttgtGAACACATGGAactcacacaaaataagaccaaGGTCGAACGGTGATACAGCTTCAGGCCGGCCAGTCGTCATGTATTCATTCCCTGCCATGCACAGTGCCGAGGATCGACTAAAACCCACTGGAATGCAAGATATCACTGCGTGTATGGAAGAGTGCACTCCAAAATGCCAGTTTCCTTGCGATGAAACTGTATTTGAACTGTGTTGTCTGCtaatggaggaaaatgaatgGCACGCTCCATCAGATCCATTGCATGCAAGTGACTTGTATCTTATGTTGAGAGAGGAATTACTGAagattgtttga